From Chloroflexota bacterium:
CCAAAAGGGGGGAACTTCCGGTCGCTCCCCCCGTGGGGGGCTGGGGGGAGCCCTATTTCGCCTGCGCGGTGCTGAAGAACACCCGGCTGTCACCGACTTCCTGCAGCTGCCCGACGATCTCGAAACTGGCCTGTAGCGGCAGGTCGGCGGACGATGTCCCCACCATGACCCGAACCTCCCCTGGCTTCACCACCCAGCGCAAGTCGGTGTCGAGGAATGCCAGCTGGTTGACGGCAAGCTCGAAGGTGACCGTGCGCGTCTGGCCTGGCTTCAGGCAGACTCGCTGGAAGCCCTTCAATTCCTTCATAAGTCGGGTGATAGTGGCGATCAAATCGCGAAGGTAGAGTTGTACGACCTCGTCGCCGGCCCGCGGGCTGGTGTTGGTCGCGTCAACGCCGACCCGGACGATCTGGCCCGCTTCGGCCCCGGCACGGTCCAGGCGCAGGTTTTCCAACGCGAAGGTGGTGTAGCTCAGGCCAAAACCGAAGGGGAAGAGGGGCTCGTTGCTGAGATCTACATAGGTGGTTTTCCAGTGGGAGCGGCCGCCGGAGGGCTTGACCCCGTAGAAGATGGGCACCTGCCCCACGGAGCGGGGGAAGGTCATGGGCAGTTTTCCGCCCGGGTTGTGGTCGCCGAAGAGCAGATCGGCCAGCGCCTCGCCACCCTCCTCACCAGGAAGCCAGGCTTCGACGATGGCAGGCACGTTTTCGGCGATCCAGGGGATGGCCAGGGGCCGGCCGTTTATCAGCACAACCACTGTGGGCGTGCCGGTGGCGACCAGCGCTTCCACCAGTTCCTGTTGCACGCCGGGCAAGCCGAGGTCGGCCCGGTCGCGTGCCTAGCCGGAGGTGCATTCGTCGGTCAGGCCTGACTTGTCGCCCACCACGACGATAGTGACTTCAGCCTGTTGAGCTGCTGCCACGGCCTCGGCGAAGCCATCCCGGCGGTCGCTGTTGATGTTGCAGCCTTTGGCGTAGAGCACCTTGGCCTGGGGCGAGAGCTTGTCCTGGATTGCCTCGAGGATAGGGAGAATGGGCACAGAATCCTCGATCAATTGGATGTCATCTGCCACCGCGACTCCCAGGGGATTCTCCTTGTCGCGCGTTTCGATCAATGTTTCAAGATGGGCGATGTAGGTGTAGTCTCCCAACAGGTTGCGTGCGCTATTGGCGTTGGGACCGATGACGGCGATGTTCTTCAGGGTTTTTGGCAGGGGCAGCAGGGAATCTTGATTCTTGAGCAGGACCATAGACTGCCGGGCAATGCGCCGGGCCAACCCGCGCTGCTCTGGCGTATCGAAGAGGGCAGCGGCGGATTGGCCACCCCGGCCATTTGCGTTGCCAGCTCCGGCTGCCATGTGCTGGCCAGGCCGATGATCTGCGGAAACACGGTGGCGTCGCGTGCCATGTAACCGGCGCAGCATTCCTCGTGCACCATGCCCGGGATGCCCAGGGGAGTCTCCTCCAATAGAAACTTCTGGATGCGGTTGGCGGCTGCGGCGCTCTCGGCCGGCGTCAGGTTGCTGGCGCCGCCAATGCGGGTGATCTGGCCGATGCCATGTTGCAGCAGCCTGGCGGCTTCGCCTTCATTGGCCAACTCGTAGATCCAACAACTGCCCAGTTGGGCAAGCTTCTCCTCGAGGGTCATCTGGGCGAGCAGGTCGGCGACGCGGTTTTCGATGGGGATGGACGGGGTGGCTGTGGGCATGGGTGTATTTCTGGATAATGGTCAATGGGTGAATTGCCAAATGGTCAGAAGATGCCTATTCTCGGTAGCCGGTTATCGCCGGGATACCAAGTCCCCGTCAGATGCTCTCCGACGGGGACGTCTGTTTGCTCCAGGGACCAGTCGCTGGCGCCTGGAGGGTCGTTGGCTGGTTACAAGAGATGTCACGCTGGTAGCGTGACCTACGCATCTGCCCAATCATTTGCGCCAAGCTGTACTAACGCCTGCGGCGCAGCCAGGCTGCTGCAGCCAGCGCCAGGCCGCTGATTGCAGCTATCGATCCCACCGGCAATCCGACAGCAGGCGCCGGGCTGGCATCGAATGAGTGGAGATGTACTGCGGTCGGTACCCTTATCGTCACCAGGTAGTCCTCCACCTCGCCATCAGGGGCTGGGCCAACGGGAGATAAGCCACCGTTGATGCTCAGGCGGAAGCGGGCGTAGGTCAGCCCTGGAACCGCAGTTAAGGGAACCGGGAAGGTGAACGGTGGGTTTGGTCCAATCCCGAGCGGAAGGCTAACGCCGCCCCACAGGTGCTCGGCCGGGTCGTCAAAGACGCCGTTGGCGTTGAAGTCGATCCAGGCATCCAGCATGCCGCCGGAGGGACCGCCATCGACCGTAACAACGCCCGGTATGCCTGGCGTAAGCAGTGGTGGCAAGGTCACGCCATCCTCGTCATCGGGCGCACCCGGTGGATTGAGGTCGTCGCCGTCGGCCTGCGGAGATGGCTGGCCGTCGGGTTCGACGTCCACAATCGGTCCCAGGCTGTGGCCCGGGACGACGGGATGCCGGGCGCCGTTGCTGGCCAGCAGTGTACTGTAGCTGTCGGGCGCGTCGCCATATTCCAGCTCCTCAGGCGGCGGCCCTTCGATTTCCACCAGGTAGTCCTCCACCTCGCCATCAGGGGCAAATCCGGTTGGCGGTAAGACGCCGTTGTTGCTCAAGCGGAAGCGGGCGTAGGTCGGCCCTGGAACTGCATCTGGCGGAACCGGGAAGGGGAGCGGCGGGCTCGGTCCAATCGGGAGCGGAACGCTGGCACCGCCCCAGAGATGTTCGGCCGGGTGGTCAAAGACGCCGTTGGCGTTGAAGTCGATCCAGGCATCCAGCATGCCGCCGGAGGGGCCGCCATCGACCGTAACAAGGGCCGGCGCGCCGGCCGTGAGCAGTGGCGGCAAGGTTACGCCATCCTCGTCGTCGGGCGCACCCGGTGGATTGAGGTCGTCGCCGTCGGCCTGCGGAGATGGCTGGCCATCGGGCTCGGCGTCCACAATCGGTCCCAGGCTGTGACCCTGGATGATGGCATGCCGGGCGCCGTTGCTGGCCAGCAGTGTGCCGTAGCTATCCGGTGCATCGCCATAGTCCAGTGGCAGAAGATTGAAGAAGGTGCATTTGACAGTTTCACCCTCTTCGAGTTGGAAGGTGGCGGTGAAATTGGCCACGTTGCCGCTGCTGTTGTCGTCATCGCACTGAATAGCGGTCAGCTGCCAGCCGGCCGGCACGATCTCTACCGAGGTGTAGGTGCCCGGCTGCAGGTCAGAGACGACGATCTGCCCGCCATCGCCGATGGTGCCAGCGGCATTACCGGTGAATGTGAAGCTGTCGGGTGCGCCATCGGGGTCTGTCTGCTTCTCGACAATGATGGTGCCGGCCTGGGGGGCGAGCGCGGTCAGGCTGGTGGGGACCAGCGCAACCAGCAAGATGACCAATAACGAGATGCTGAAGAATCTTTTGGTGAGCATGGCAAAGCGGACTCCTTTCAGTCTTCTGGGAGACAGGCGTAGATCTGTGGGCGTTCGATTGTTCTGCCCCAGATTTCAAGAGATTCGTGGCTGCCCTGGGCTGAACAGCACAAGATCAATCAGGATGAATCCTTTGACAATTCAGATCCGCTTGCGATGAAATTGAGGATAATCTGTGATTTCCACGTCGGCGCCGATAATACCCAACCCCACCTGTAGCCGAGTGGTTGAACGATTCCAGAGAGAAGATGTGAAAATGAAATTCTTCTCAACTGATCTTACCACAATAAAGCCTGTTTCGCAATGGTTTGGGCGGAGAGCAGGGTCTCCCTGCCCCTACGGATATGCCCGTTTATACAATCGCGGGAAGGCAGATGCCTCACGGATATGGGGCAGATCGCAGATCCACATCAGCACCCGCTCCAGGCCCATGCCAAATCCGCTGTGGGGCTGCGTGCCATACTGGCGCAGGTCCAGGTACCACTCGTAGGCCTCCCGGGGCAACTGCTGCGCGTCGATGGCGTCCAGCAGGTTCTGGTAGTCGTGCATGCGCTGGCTGCCGCCCACGATCTCGCCATAGCCCCCGGGCGCGATCAGATCACACGCCAGTGCGGTGTCGGGTCGCTCCGGGTCGGGCTGCATGTAAAAGGCCTTGGCTTCCCGCGGATAGTGGTGGACAAAGACCGGTTTCTCGAACTGGCCACTGATGGTGTCCTCGTGGGGAGCGCCAAAATCCTCGCCCCAGGGGAAGTCGGGGTAGCCGTTTTCGTGCAGCAGCTTGACTGCATCGTCGTAGTGGAGTCGGGGGAAGGGTGGTACGACCTTTTCAAGATGGCTGATGTCCCGTTCCAACAGCGCCAGTTCCGCGGCTCGCTCGCTGAGGGTGGTCTGGATACAGTAGCTCACGAACTGCTCGATAACCTCCATATTCTGGTATAGGTCGGTAAAGGCCATCTCCGGCTCTACCATCCAGAACTCCATGGCGTGCCGCCGGGTGTCCGACTTTTCGGCGCGGAAGGTGGGGCCGAAACAGTAGACCCGGCCGAAGGCCGCGATAGTGGCCTCGCTGTAGAGCTGGCCCGTTTGTGCCAGGTAGGAGGGTTCGCCGAAGTAATCGGTTTCGAAGAGGGTACCGGTGCCTTCGGCCGCCGAGGGCGTCAGGATAGGGGTATCGACCAGGATGAATCCGTTGTTGTCCAGCCAGTCGCGAATGGCTTTGATCAAGGTTGCCCGGGTTTTGATGATGGCGATCTGACGAGGGTCTC
This genomic window contains:
- a CDS encoding GEVED domain-containing protein translates to MLTKRFFSISLLVILLVALVPTSLTALAPQAGTIIVEKQTDPDGAPDSFTFTGNAAGTIGDGGQIVVSDLQPGTYTSVEIVPAGWQLTAIQCDDDNSSGNVANFTATFQLEEGETVKCTFFNLLPLDYGDAPDSYGTLLASNGARHAIIQGHSLGPIVDAEPDGQPSPQADGDDLNPPGAPDDEDGVTLPPLLTAGAPALVTVDGGPSGGMLDAWIDFNANGVFDHPAEHLWGGASVPLPIGPSPPLPFPVPPDAVPGPTYARFRLSNNGVLPPTGFAPDGEVEDYLVEIEGPPPEELEYGDAPDSYSTLLASNGARHPVVPGHSLGPIVDVEPDGQPSPQADGDDLNPPGAPDDEDGVTLPPLLTPGIPGVVTVDGGPSGGMLDAWIDFNANGVFDDPAEHLWGGVSLPLGIGPNPPFTFPVPLTAVPGLTYARFRLSINGGLSPVGPAPDGEVEDYLVTIRVPTAVHLHSFDASPAPAVGLPVGSIAAISGLALAAAAWLRRRR
- the asnS gene encoding asparagine--tRNA ligase; translated protein: MTTIKIADAADHVDQEVTLQGWVQKRIDKGRLQFITLRDGSGAMQCVVFKKNLPAEDFQEARYITLESSVAITGLLKAEPRAPGGFELDSSGFQVIGKASDPYPLAPKRDGGEHGVDFLLNHRHLWLRDPRQIAIIKTRATLIKAIRDWLDNNGFILVDTPILTPSAAEGTGTLFETDYFGEPSYLAQTGQLYSEATIAAFGRVYCFGPTFRAEKSDTRRHAMEFWMVEPEMAFTDLYQNMEVIEQFVSYCIQTTLSERAAELALLERDISHLEKVVPPFPRLHYDDAVKLLHENGYPDFPWGEDFGAPHEDTISGQFEKPVFVHHYPREAKAFYMQPDPERPDTALACDLIAPGGYGEIVGGSQRMHDYQNLLDAIDAQQLPREAYEWYLDLRQYGTQPHSGFGMGLERVLMWICDLPHIREASAFPRLYKRAYP